TGTGATCATCTACTCCGTGGACATGAACAGGAATCCGGAGTCGCCCTGCGTCGAGACGTCATATGTCGGCTGTGGCGAGGAGCACTACGCCACGGTCGGTACCCGCTTTATTTCCTgccaccatgttgtcatgccAACAACATTGAGACTGGAAATACTTCAATGAACAGTGTATGTTAAGATACTGGATCAGCCTTTATTGATCAGGTGTCAGCAGCACAAATACAGAATGAGTACAATAAAAGCAGAAGTAATAACATACCAAATAAAAtaggagaaataataataataataataaaagtagaAACAAAAATGAAGAAGCACAATTAAAGACAAAGATGGGAATAATATGAACTGTGAATAAGTAATGATGCTTAGTGTTGTTTGTCTTGAGTTATCAAATTAAAATATCCAAGTATGAGGAAGAAGTACAACAAAACATGGTAAAGTATGAGTCcagtatattattatttcacaaAAACACATTCGTTTATGAAATGCTGTTCTGTGTGGGAAAATAACCCCGGCAAATATATGAAGGGTTTTCAAGGATAATCATGAAGGTATGGGGAATATATTGTCTTGTATTGTGTAGAATAACTCGagttaaagaagaagaatcatGAGGGTCTGGTGAAGCTATTGTGTTTATAGAAGAGGGGGTGAGCCAGGATGACATCATCTATGAGTCATGACATGAACTATACTGGGACAGACAATTGATGAATTGACAACAATGTCATACATCAATAACAGTCCTCACCCTACAGCTGCTGATGGAAGGGGTctgcagtcgtgtgtgtgtcgctgtgaCCAAaacaaaagagtgtgtgtgtgtgtgctctctgacAGATGCTGAGCAGAGGGGTGAAgtcgtccctcctcctcttcactctggCCCAGACCGCCATCTCTGCtgttctcttcttccttctcatcAGGCAGAGACGCAGCTTGGGACAGTACGCTGTAAGAGTCCAACCCTTCCTCTCAATTAGCAAAGACTGATCTATGTACAGGGGGGAGAGATTAAGATATGTAAGCAAgttaaaactaaaaacaacatTGAAGGGACGACAACAGTACATTTCCACTCTAGTTGTTAGTGGTTTGTAATTTAGTGTCATTTGATGGTGTGAACATTTGATTCTTAACCATCCAATTAAAAAGCGATCTTATTTGAATGAGTACCGTACACTAGGTCTGACTGAACAAAACCAACTTGTATTTGCATTGCAGTGACCAAATCATTTTACAAGGCTGCGTTGTGctgtgaggaagagagggggcgcTAATATGAATACTGACTCTTTCTGCCTGGTTTCACAGCACCTCAGCGAAGCTGCTGCATCAACCCCCACATCAATCACACCCCCCCACCTGAACTGATCAACCCCATGACCACGAGCCTTTGAGGTGATGGATCGCCTCCCATCAAGACCTCTTCCCCAAAGGAGACTGATCACCTGTTGTATGTGTATTGATTTTGTCTTCCCGCCACCTGAAATGCCACCAGCTGAGGAGTAGTTGCTTTCTTTGTGTGCTTATGAATGTTGTGCCAGGAgcctattattatatatatattattatatatatattattatatcatttGTTCACTTAACACAGAGTTGTTGTCAAATCAATTGTAATGGAAGAAATAATACCTCTAAAACACTGGCGTAGTCGTTCAAATATGACACATTTACAAACGCTTTAAAGGATGGAACAATGTATTCTGACATGTAGACCGACAGATAGTTTTCCTCCTTGTGGTGAAGCTATCACAAGCCACCTGGACGGCCGTGCAATGTGAAAATGGATCCTGACAATGGTAGAAAACTTTCTACTTTGTGCAGGAAGTAGAGGATGTTTCTGTGGCCGTAGGGGTCACTCGGCGCCCGGGTTGATTGCACGTCTTCTCTTCTTCATATAGCCAACCTGTATCGCCATGTGAACGTTAAACACTGACCAAAGTGATTTCAGGATATAAAGGTCCGGTTCAGGAGTATTTAacccaggggtcgggaacctatggctcgcgagccatatatggctcttctggtgacggcatatggctcacagacaattttgagttgaaaaaaaaatctccgcctgcccccctgtaattttctctatcgcgccagattacagcagaagtaatgccaggtccttttcttaaagacgtctttgttcttttattaaactaaacgtctgttattgatcgtatccaaacaacagcatgtcatttctgtctctacgtgtcgcggtaACACTGGAGCAAAGAaagtcacctgccccccccccccgtagcgtCATGCAGCACCaaaagtcgcattaaaagcaagacataatttatttattatccgttaaaaatactatatggctatcaatgaaatatatttagaaatatttggcttttatgtctctcccagtcaaaaaggttcctgacccctgattTAACCTTTTCCAGAGGTCGACCTAGCAGTGGTGTGAAAGTCACATGAGAGCCAGGCCAGAGCTGCTCTTCTACACAGCGTGTGAGGCGACCTCACATAGACGTACAGTCTGTAAGAAACCTGCCGCTTTGGAGGGAGTATATATCGTGTTTACCATAAAGCCAGTGAGCTCAAGAAATAGCAAACATTGGAAATAGCATATACCATTCAATTGGAGAAAAAGCGAAGAGTAATCCCTAGGTTCGCTTgctacgttgttgtttttagtttaTGGTGTTCGTTCAGGTTGACGTGAAAGCTCAGTAGTTTAGCTCAAACAGCTCAATCCCTTGATGAAGACTGCGAGATTAGATTGAACGCAACTGAAATTCGACTTTTGAGATTGGGTTTTTGCATCGTCAAGAATTAATTTTCAAACATGGCAATGTTAGTATCCTGGATAAACCAATAGAGTGCAGATCTCCATCTGGTCCAGAATCTgtggatttttttaaataaacacttaTCTGTGAGGAAGCAAATAACTGCCAGTGAGGAAGAGAAATTTTGCTTTTGAGGAGGTCACCTGACTTCACCAGCGAGGCTGCTCGGTGTCCCAGAGTCCTCTGACGTCCAATGGGATTCCTCATCAGAAAAAGGTTTCATGGTGATGCTGCAGTCTTCTGTTTTTCTCACTTTTGGAACAGAAGTATTTTACATCGTATACATGATCATAAggactgtttttatttttgacatactGTTCACAGTGTTAACAAACGCATGTTCCCTAATTGTGTACTCACTCTTTGATATATTTTTGTTAATTGTACACAAATAAAATGGTATGGATATATATGAATTGAACCTGTAGTACAGTGAGAGACATTTtgtgaaacgtgtgtgtgcgtgtgtgtgtgacagatggGATAAAACATGCTTTCAAATGCACACTCAGACTCAAACATGCAGCACATatctatatgtatctatatgcatctctctctctctctctctctgagagaTATGACTTACAGTTCAAGTCTGCACGGACATATTCCAGATGTTTGACTGTATGACTCATATCAGAAAACAGACTAGAGAAAGTGAAGCAGTCATGGAAACGTATAGCACACTCAGCCCAGTGGGTGGCagacatctttttttccccttcttttttcttcacatcCTGTTGAGCCTCCCGTCACTGTTTACCTGTAGATGGAGTAACTTTTTTCATGTATCGCTCAtaactttattttgtttttgtttgtttttcttttggtcgTCCACACGCGGTCAGCATGTCCGGCCATCCGAACCAGAGAGCCCTCCGCGGGCTGTGTGTGCTGAGCGCCCTGCTGCTGGCCGTGTCGGGGGAGAACGTGTCCGAGGGCGGCTCCGGCATGATCCAGGAGCTCCGCGAGGCCCTGGCTGAGCTGGCCGGGAAGGGGAGGACTTACCTGGGCAGGCTGGCCGGGGAGCAGACGGTGCTGTCGGTGCAGAAGGTGAGAGAGGTGGAAGCTGTTGCACTCTTTTGACCGATTCCATTCCCGGGGGagagaaatatgaaacaaatgGATTTGCGTGTATTATCATGTCTGACCAAAGGGgacatacatgtttatttatatatatatcctggcACTAAAGACGGAGTACGGAAGCACATTTCTGCTAGTGAGGAAAATTGAAGATCCTGTAAATCATAaataccttcgcattgaaaatgcggacggtaatgttttgatcgccgtgtatttgtatgcgtgcgtgcgtgcgtgttattcgcataagtaaaaaagtattaaaccgaatcgcatgaaatttggtgggatgattggttattatccggggatcatttgattagattttgggatcgatcgggtcaaaggtcaaggtaaaggtcatgaaaaggataacatcttcttttttaccatagcgcggtacatttttatccaattggcatgcaactaatgctaacatgttcaaaattcaatgcccaatcttgtgatatgcggaggtatgcgctctaccgagtgcccgttctagttatgagATGCGATTTACAGGATCCTAATTTCCTAACAGTGGCGGAAATGGGCTTTCAGACAATTAAGACATGAAAATAGAGTATAAATGAAATGTTAGAGTGGCTGATAACTCCTAACTGTGGAGGGGTAAACAAAGTGGAAACTACTGTTTCTCCATCCACGTGCTTTATTCCCTACCTGCGCTGCCAACAAGGTGACAGATGGGCTGCAAAGGTCACGCCAGGGGAACGATGCATCTTGTCTGACGCAACGTGACGTCAGGAAGAGGGAGCCGCCTGAAGGGTGACATCCTGGATCAAATGTGTTCTTTTAAAGCAGGTCGACCCCGCTGTCCTAAACGTGTGTCCGTGTTGGTGGTGTCACGGGCCCTGTGTGTACTTTTTATCCTCCACAATTCTAGTCTCTGATCTCTGATAATGTTACTTTGTAAACAACCAATCTGTGGTTCAACTATTCGGTTACATTATGAGGCGTTCaagctctgctcagtgaaatgAGCATTGGGCCAAGGTAAACGATAACGTTATGATGCGTAATCTCGTAAAATTTTGTGTTGGTAGGAAACTTGAATACAACCAGTTGTTTGAAGgggatgttttcacagcaacataaataaatattagagaTGAATTATGATCTCTAATTTCTATCACTAAAATATGCTATTTCCTTATAATTTGAATATTGGGTTTATATGAAGAAAGGATACTCTAtattattactttaaaaaagtaaaaagataaTATTTAGaactttttatgttttaaagactTCTGATCTGTTGAAATTATTTTTTGGGGTCGGTGTCGAAAACATAGTCTGATccttgtagagcagcttctatGATCAAACCACAAAGGGATCTCTATCTATTAATATCCATCATCAATAATAAGCAGTTAATTCCGGCGGCGTGACGGACCCATGATGCGATCTGTGGCTGATCTGTGCACCTCCGACTCGCTGTGCTCACCTCAGTGTCTCcgcctgctctcctccaggcttTCTCTCAGGTGCTCGGTGCCGTGGCAGGAAGCGTGTCTGTGGGCCTGAACGTGCTCTTACAGTACGTCTCACAACTCATGCAGGCTGCTGGATTCCAAGGtgagcatcagacacacacacacacacacacacacacacactcaaagagtCAGCTGTTCAGACTTACGAGAAACAGAAGCTGGTTCCCTTAaacttaataaaaaaacaaaagtgaacAATAAAATCAAAGCAGTCACAAACAAACGTAAACAAGGATTCCTTTATTTATAATTGTGTATTATCTTAGAGCTGAAATGATGGCTCAATTATTTGATTGACAAAAGCAGTCACCAACCATTTTGACAGTGGATCACTCAatcattgtttaaatatattttttaaacgcaataattgttttctttcttatttttctcattttatCTCAATTTCTTTATGCTTTTGATCAACAGAGTCACTTAAAAAATGATCTCAGGGGAATTGTCCAGCCTACTTCTATATACCTCAACACAGCTTTGTCTATTTCATAAACCAAACACAAGAAAGTCATCCGTAAATATAAGATGATGTAATCATTGTTGGTACAGTTCTACATTATTGTTTATTGTCTTGACATAAAATGGAATAATGCCCAaagtgacacaacattgtcatatGGAGATCTGTTTTTTTGGGTCTCAAAGGTGTTAGAGGTCATCTGAAATAATGAAGGTGTTCACTCACGAGAACCTTTTTAAATATGAAGGACGTGGCTTTCGTTAAGCAGCATGCAGCCGACTGACTCATTGAAATTAAGTCCTGTCGTCTTCATAATGATTTGATGTCACACTTCACCACAAGCTGATGTTATTAGATACTGCAGCCTCTCACTAAACCCTTCCTGTTTGCCTCAGGTGGGTTTCCCATCAGCCAGGTGACCCCAGACGGACTGGTCTTTGTCGCCCAGTGGGTCCTCGCGGCTCTCGTTGGCTACTGGCTGATCTCCTTCGTCTTTGGATTGGTCGCCTCCGCTCTGCGGCAGGCCCTGTGGCTGCTCAAAGTGGGCGTGGCTCTGGCCTGTTTCGGCCTGATCCTCAGTGACCACAGCGTGGACACGGACACCGTGGCGTTCCGGCTGGCCGCGCTGGTGTGCGCCTGCGTGATGCTCGGCGTGGGGAGTCGGAGGAGCTCCGGTGAGTCCGACAAAACGGCTCACCTGGAGGAGCAGGTGAAGACACTGGAGATGCGGCTGAGGGAGTTggaggggaggcggaggaggaggacggaggagtgatggaggggcGGAAATCGAGCGCTCCTCTGTCGtcttcccttccttccctcctgaACGGGCCCCCGGAACCATTTCGACATTTGGTATTTTTTGCTAGAAAGAGTTTGAACAGTAATCCACGGCTCGTTACCAACACAACGTGGTTATAAGTCATTCCAGGAATCAGTGATTTGGGTTTCTAACTTTTTGAAAAGGGCAATTTGTTCCTCAGTGTGCCGAGGTGCGGAGGATACAACGCTTTTCCGTCCAATGTTCTGACCGTCTTCACGTTGCAATATTAAAGAAGCGTTTTGGGAAGCATTTGTCTCTGCTTTGTTTTTGAAAGTTCGAGAGTGAGACGAGGAGATGGGCGTCACTCTCGCACGAGAGCATGACGCCCATCTCCTCGTCTCACTCTCGGAAAGAAGGCCAATTGGCGTGTTTTTCAAAGTTATTTCAAAATTTCCAAAGGAAACTCTTTTAACTTGTGATGGTGTTTACAGTCCAGCTTGCTGGCATTTCCCATAATGAGGGATGCAAAAATCGAATTAAAATAAGTCTCAGGCCATGCTGGTGGGTCTTTGTTTTGTTCAGCCAACACTCAGAGGTCAGATCCAGGCCCCGGTGTGAGTTCACTGACATGCGGCACGGTCCATGAGCAGTCTGACATTGTTCACCCATCATTTTAAATCTTTACGACGTTTTAAATACTCTGCCTTAAATGTTGCTTACTGACCAGTGTGACGGTTCCTAtggtattattatgattatgatggCATACATGAGTGAGCTGTTGGGGTGCTGaagtgtgtgttgtatatttccTCAGGAATGTTCTGGATTCAACATATTCCACCAGCTTTGAGTCTCTGGTATAGAAAACGGTTTGGAGCAACCTAACTTTGACTTGTGAGCGTTTTCTGAGATGGAGATGTTGAGCTGTCATCATGACGATGGAGGGGTCACACTTCACAGGGTGACGGGTTCTAACCCCGCTTTGTGCTCATTAACGTTGAAGTCTCAGAGCTCCCCAAAAGAGTAGAGtgggaaaaggagaaaaaaatatatagacacAGTATATAAGTAAAACAAAACTaatgcttacatttttttaaatctaactTAAGTAGCATTaattattaaatgaataaataatcacATTATTAGATCTGAGGTTGAGGCTTGTTGGACCCCTCCCTCATAACTTTTGGCATTAAATCTCGTGctgagtgaaaaaaaagaagacccaGACAATCGGTGTCCCTGGACACGACCGAAGGATTGTATTTCGGGACTATTTCACAAACTTCCACCAACTTGGGCCACGTGGACAGACCCAACAGCACAAATTCAGACTTTGTCCCATCACTAATAAATGAGTCACTGAGTTTATTTTGGGTAGAAGTTCACTGGTGCCTCAGGATGTTTGGGtttagttataataataataataataataatttagactttaGCACTTTTCAaggtacacaaagacgcttacaTCTGAGACTTCCACACCATGtaaaagcagcagcagtggtTACTTCAGCCGTGGTTGATGAAATAATGTTGGTCTTATGTCTACGTGCTGTTTATCCGCTCCGGCCTCCAAATGACCCCGCGGTCGACCTTGCACGAGCAACGAGAGTTGAACAATATTTTCACATCTAACTGTGAATTAAGGATTTATTTTGAATTCAGAACATTGTCATCTTGCTTGTGACTTTATTTCATGTTGCCCTGTGTTTTGCTCACCTGAGCACCCCCTGGGTCCTCATCGTGTGCGGTTGTATCTTTCTGTTTAAGtgtgtatttttctttcccTGACGCGCTGCATACTGGTACATGTGATCACAtatgtcacgacgctattagagtggacccaaaagcacgactcagacaggagtaacaaagatgactgtctttggttggaaacaggctgggtcaaaaccgggagatcagtcgaagaagcaaacaagtccaaaaaggggcggggcagagaatcagaggtcagggcaggcagggtcaggaataaactctaataacgctggagaacttgacccgaaaacacaagacaatctggtagagggagctaaatagtgagggactaatgaggggatgctctgcaggtgagaagggcgtgaggaccaggtgaagggaatgagggactaatgaggggatgctctgcaggtgagaagggcgtgaggaccaggtgaagggaatgagggactaacgagggagtgatcagaggcaggtgaggggagttggattgacgagatggtgtgacaggatgaaaacaactattacaaaaaggaaggcgtggagctaaactgttacatgtCCGCAGCAGGAGACGTCTGCTCTCTCGGTCAATCGGGAACGCACAAGTTTATTTCTTCCCTggactacatttcccatcagCATTGATTGGACAATATATACGTTGAATGTGGCAAAACGTCCCTTGAGGTTCCACCAGTATCAAATATTTGTACACTTGCAGATTTTCTCtcctcaaaaaatattttaatggtgaattcttttgttttaaatgaaagaaaCTCCAGAAAATTAATATTCATGCGCAGTATGACAAAATGGTTACACATCCAAATACAGTGTCTCCTGTGTCATTTCAGGTATAAAAGGAGAGGTATGGAGTCTCTGGAGGGACCCAAGTACAACAAAAGGCCTCCAAATGCATTAGAATCCATAACCACCAACAACACATACACTTAGTGAATATCATTGGTTACATTtccaaaagacaaaacaaaatacataaaataacatTTTCAACATATGAATCACAATATATCTCAACATTGCTACACGAACTTCAGACATAGGACACACAGGTTAAACACATGAAATCAGACGTGCTCAGAAATCGTTTGTCCCAGTTTAATACGCGACTCCAAACAGCCCAGATGAGGGACATCAACTAATTCCAGTATTTAGAAGTGAATCTAGTCAAATGCAGAAGAATAAAGATTACTTTACTGTAAGGAAAGACATTAGTGGCGCTACTTGCAGCGCAGCGAGTGCCCGTTAGTGGTTTTAGGGGACATTCTAGAGGGAGGAGGGTTTCTCTGTGGTGGATTTCAGGAGGGACCCAGGAACCAGTCCACAATCTGGTGTGTCTGTACGTCTGTGTCAGAAGGAACGGTAAAAACTGACACTGCTTTGACCCACAGGCTCGTTCCATGTGAACGCCGCCATTTCCTGTTTGGTGATTGAATGGCCGTGGATGAGCgatatgttgttttctttttgctgtAGAGGTGCCGGAGGCCACCGTGAAATGCAGTCAAACTGTTTCTCCTGGTGGCGTTCTCACGGTTTAGTTGTTGGCATTTTAGCACAGGATGGCGTCGGATGTAATTATTACCTCCGGTGGATTCAAAGGGTTTGCTTTGATTTCTGTTTGACTGACACATAAATTCTTATTGATGACCGACGCAAACTCAAGAGTGTTGACCTAAGTAAAGGCATATCATTCAAAAATGAGGTAGCTGTTGTATCGTGCTCTTCTCATAAGAGTATTCTCTGGTGTCGTGAGTTAAGCGTTCGGCTGATACCCGGGTGTACCCGGCTGTCGGGCCAAATCAGACTCCAAATGCAGGGCATGGCGATACAGGTCGTTGGCCCCTGGGCCCTGAACCTAAAGGGGCCTCAAAAGCCCCACAATTACTATTTGTCAGTTGGGAAAATATACCATTAAAGCACAGCCTCCCCATGGAGATGGGCTCTGTATTATCTATCTGCAAAAAATAAGTCGTCATGGTTCCAGGTCACGTTTCATCTGGGAGTCAAAAGGCCGCTGGACAGCAGACCTGGTGCTGCAGGCTAAGTCTAATAACGATGTCATGCACGTGGGGAGGGGATAGGAGGGGAGATCGGCAGGTTGCATATGGATCCTTCCATGACCACCAGGTTTATATGAGAACCAAAGTCCCTCTTCACTGTAGCCGGTGGCCGATGGATGGCAGCGCCTGGCCCGGCTAATTCAACACTCAAATTGCTCCAGACATTACATTGGAAAATAAGACAACCTGAGATGTACAGCAACAAAACAGCCTGGACCAAGAACTGTGGGGAACTCGAGTCATGGTGTTGAGGTGCTGCTGCGTGTCCTTTGTGTTCAGAGGGCTTCTGATTTAGAACTGTCAAAAGTTATTTCTGG
The nucleotide sequence above comes from Pseudoliparis swirei isolate HS2019 ecotype Mariana Trench chromosome 24, NWPU_hadal_v1, whole genome shotgun sequence. Encoded proteins:
- the tmem109 gene encoding transmembrane protein 109, producing the protein MSGHPNQRALRGLCVLSALLLAVSGENVSEGGSGMIQELREALAELAGKGRTYLGRLAGEQTVLSVQKAFSQVLGAVAGSVSVGLNVLLQYVSQLMQAAGFQGGFPISQVTPDGLVFVAQWVLAALVGYWLISFVFGLVASALRQALWLLKVGVALACFGLILSDHSVDTDTVAFRLAALVCACVMLGVGSRRSSGESDKTAHLEEQVKTLEMRLRELEGRRRRRTEE